Genomic DNA from Falsibacillus albus:
CATGTACTGCAAATCTTCCTTTGACGCACTTTGAGAATTGGCCGTCAATGTACCGTCCTTCTTCAAACCGGCGGAAATGACTTCTGAGGATCCGCTTTCCAATGTACGATCCATCAATCTGACAATATCAGGGTCGTCAAGGATAAGTCCCTTCATTTTAAAACTCTTATAGATTTCCTGTTCAATTTCCTCCATGGTCATAAAGGAATTGGCCTTTACAACCGGATTGTGCACATGGAAATATAGGACGCCTGCCGGCAGGGCTTCCGTGCCGACCAAATGCTTGGAATGGGTAATGGCAATGTCCAAATACGTGAGCATCTGCAAAGCCAGTCCGTAATAAACCTCTGTATAGTCCAATGATTTGGCGCTTGACTTATAATCAATGACCCGAAGGAAGGTGCCTTGTTGATTTTCTGATTTATCGATGCGGTCGATCCTTCCTTGCAGCGCCATCTTTATTCCATTTTTCAATGTAAAAGTAAATGGCGGCAAGCTTCCTTTCGGGCCGAATCCAAGTTCAAGACCTATCGGGGCGAATCCGCTCGCTTTTGCATGCTGGCTAAGTACTATGGAGGCACGGCTGATGACATTTTCCAACTTCTTTTTAATATAATGATGTCTGTTGGAACTGAGAAGGATTTGATGCTGAAGCTTCGGAGCCAATACATTGACAGCTTCCTTTGCCAGCATGGTGCACTGTTCCTGCGATAAACTTGACCACGATAAATTCAGCCTGGTCACTTCATCAGCAATCCACTTAAGGGCTCCATGGAACATTTCTCCGATATCCGGAGCTTCCAACCTGAATATTTCACGATCTTGAAGCTTGAGACCATGGCGGGCAAAGTGGGAAAAAGGACAGCCGTGAAACATTTCCATCCTTGAAACGCTGGCCAAAATTTCTTCTCCATACAGCTCTTTGCTCGCTGCTTCCGATATCGGTTTGGCTTTATTTTGAAAGTATAGGCTCGAGAGAATATGCTTTGCCTTAGAATGCCATTGAGGATGCTCCATATAAAAGTTGTAGACATCCCACCAAAAGCCGGCAATCGGGTAATGATTCTTTTTCAACTGCAGCTGCGTCGTTAAGTAAGCAATCGATACATTCGGGTGTGATATATATTCCAATTGCTCGGAGGAAAATAGATCCGCAGGGTCGTTAACAATCATTTTTTCATCAATTCCCGGGAACATTTCTTTCAGCCTCTTTATATATGGGGAAGGGAGTAAAGCCCTCCCTTCTTCATTTGCCAAAGGATAAGAAAGGAAAAGATGGCGAGAAGGCGTGGTAAATGCCTTGTAGGCGATAAAATCTTCATCAAGAAGCTTTCTTCTGCTGCTGGGTCCAACCATGATCCCGCTTTGAAATAGCCTTTCCCGATCATCATCCGCAAAAACACCTTCTTCCGATATTTTCGCTGGCATGATACCATCGTTCAATCCAATGACAAACGCTGCCTTCACTTCTGATAACCTTGATAATTCAAGGTTTGCAATGATTACTTGATCCATCGCAGGCGGGACAATGGAAAACTTCATCGATTCAAGACCCGAATCCAATACCGTGGAGAATTTCTTAAGGGTAAATCGTTCAGATCCAACCATTTCCACGAACTGATCCAATAATTCGATCACGGCATTCCATGCTTGATCATGTTCACGGGCGAGAACCAGATTTCCTTTTTCCTCTGCATCCATCCTCAGTTTCTCAAGTTTCGATGGAATATCTAATTCCTCTAAAAAAAGAAACAGCGCTTCCCCGAAATCCCTTCCGGCGCTTGCCTTTTTCAACCTTCTCGACAGACGGAGGATCGGAGCTGATATAAAAAGCCTCAATTCATTGATTTCATGCTCTATGCTCCGTTCCTGGTCTGTTTGCGGGACATCCGTTAATTCCAGCCCTCTGAATCTTCTATAAACCCATCGATTTTTATTTGTCCACTGGCTTCCTTTGATTCCATTTGCCAACACATAATTTTCAAGCCGGTCCATCTTCTCCCTCAAACCCTGATCGCGGCTGTTGAGCGGAAACAGCAAATCGGTTTTCACGGCCCTGAAAACCGGTTCATATCTCCAATTGCTATTGAGGATTTCAATGGTTGAACGGATGAGCTCGATCAAAGGGTGATTGAGCATAGGGCGCTTTTGGTCGATAAAGTATGGAATGTCATAATCATAAAAAATAGTTTCAAATACATCCTGATAATCGTGCCCATTCCTTACTAATATCGCAATATCCTGATAGCGGTAGTTGGATTCCTGGATAAGACTTCTGATTTTCCTTGCAATGCCCTCGATTTCAGATCGACGGTTGGAAGCTTGCCATAATTCTATATCCAGCTCCCCTTGAAATGGGATCGCGGGGCGATGTTCGAAATTCCTTTCAAGGTGCAATAAACTATTCCCCTCATAGCGCAAGCTGGATTCCATGACCTTTTCCTCAAGTGGAATCCCCAGAGCAGAAGCAATCTGATATAAACTTTCGTAGGTTTCCCCTGTCATTCTGAACAAGTCTAGATCATCAGGTGTGGCAAATCTGTATGGTTTGTCCAACGTAAGTGCAATTGAAACATTTGGACAAGTTTTCATTAATTCTTCAATCACCAAGTATTCCTGAGGAGTAAAGCTATGGAAACCATCGATGTAGATTTCAGCAGATTGTAAATATGGCGAATGGCGGATGGATTCCGCCAGCAGGCGAAAATAATCTTCAGAATCAATATATTTATCCAACAACGTTTCTTCGAATTTGGTATAGATGAGCTCCAGGTCGTGGAGTTTGTCCACAAGCGACTGATGATACCCCTCATTCGCCAGCTCTTCTTGTTTAATCATCAGCTCTTCGGGCTCTACACAATATCTCTTGAATTCTGTCAGCACTGACTCAATATGCTGTACGAAACCATTCTTATCAGCTGCGCGGCCAAACAGCTTCAATTGCTCTTTTTGCTCTTCTATGATTTTGCGAATGAGCATATTCAATCCGGCGCTGGATAAATGGTAGCGGCCCATTCCTCCCGTTTCCTGCAGGACCCTCCAGGCGAGCCTGGTAAAACTAAACACTTGAGCACGGATCATGCCGTTTAAATTCGGGGATTTAGCAAGGCGATATTCAGATAAAAATGTCATTTGATCCGGTACTAAATAAATGATAGGCGCGCCATTCGGCTTTGCTTCAAGCGACGCTGCCATTTCATCAAAGACGTAAGACGTTTTCCCTGCTCCCGAACGGCCAAGGATGAAGCGCACAGACATATGATCACTCCTTCTACAGCTTTTTTATGTAAAATTTTCTGTACAAATATAAATATTAATATTTCATTCTACTATTATAGTATACCCATCCATTAAATAGAGGAAAAACTGCTCATTTAGAGGATAGCTGAATGGTGCATATAAAAAGTGGTCATTATACACTACCCTACACCACGATCACCCGTCAAAAGAAATTATCTCCATTGATATCATGCCCTCTCATCGAAATCCAAAAAAATCCAAACGCTTACTGAACGCGTTTGGATCACTCATTTTATATATTCGCTACATAATGGTATTCCCCTTCATATACCATAGTGATTTCAAGGACTTCTTATCGATTTTTCCTACATGCGTTTTAGGCAGTTCCTCTACAAAAACAAAATCCTTCGGCATTTTAAAATTCTTAAACTTCCGAAGACAATGCCGTTGAATTACATCGACTTCGCATTTTTTGTTTCCTTTTGTGGTCAAGAAGGCTGTAACTTTCTCCCCCCACTTTTCATCCGGGATACCAATGACAGCTGCTTCATCAACCATTGGATGCTCACAAAGCCAATGCTCAATTTCAAGAGGATATACATTCTCTCCGCCCGTAATGATCATATCCTTCTTTCTGCCAACGATATAAATATAGCCATCCTCATCTTTCCGCGCCAGATCCCCAGTATGCAGCCAGCCGCCTTTAACCGTTCTTAAAGTCTCTTCTTCATTGTTCCAATAGCAGGAGAAGACATGCTTCCCTCTAATCAGAAGCTCACCTACCTGGCCGCTCTTCGCCTCTTTCCCATTAGGATCTATGATCTTAATGGAATTGAACACCATTGCCTTTCCGACAGAGCCTCTTTTTTCGTTTGCTATTTTCGGATCTATATAAAAATTATTAGGTCCTGCTTCAGTCAATCCGTATCCTTCTTTGAAAGCAAGTCCTTTACCGGCAAAAAACTCATATATCGACAGCGGACAAGGGGCACCTCCCGATAAAAAAACCTTCATGCTGTCAAAGCTTGTACGGGAAAATCCTTCGCTCTGAATCATCATATGATACATGGTGGGCACAAATAGAGCAATCGTGATCTGATGCTTATTCAAATGTGCAATGGCTGCTTCAGGGGTGAACCTTCTCCCTATCACTACCTTTCCCCCGGCCATCAGAATGGGGATAGAGAGGGCATTGATTCCGCCTGTATGAAACAAAGGAAGGTAGGTCAGTGTTTTATCCTCCTTATTCAAGCCCCAGCTGATTATCGTATTGACAGCATTCCAATTGACTGATTGATAAGACAGGACTACCCCTTTTGACTTCCCTGTTGTTCCACCTGTATAAATCATCATCCATGGATCTTTTTCAAAGATAT
This window encodes:
- the addB gene encoding helicase-exonuclease AddAB subunit AddB gives rise to the protein MSVRFILGRSGAGKTSYVFDEMAASLEAKPNGAPIIYLVPDQMTFLSEYRLAKSPNLNGMIRAQVFSFTRLAWRVLQETGGMGRYHLSSAGLNMLIRKIIEEQKEQLKLFGRAADKNGFVQHIESVLTEFKRYCVEPEELMIKQEELANEGYHQSLVDKLHDLELIYTKFEETLLDKYIDSEDYFRLLAESIRHSPYLQSAEIYIDGFHSFTPQEYLVIEELMKTCPNVSIALTLDKPYRFATPDDLDLFRMTGETYESLYQIASALGIPLEEKVMESSLRYEGNSLLHLERNFEHRPAIPFQGELDIELWQASNRRSEIEGIARKIRSLIQESNYRYQDIAILVRNGHDYQDVFETIFYDYDIPYFIDQKRPMLNHPLIELIRSTIEILNSNWRYEPVFRAVKTDLLFPLNSRDQGLREKMDRLENYVLANGIKGSQWTNKNRWVYRRFRGLELTDVPQTDQERSIEHEINELRLFISAPILRLSRRLKKASAGRDFGEALFLFLEELDIPSKLEKLRMDAEEKGNLVLAREHDQAWNAVIELLDQFVEMVGSERFTLKKFSTVLDSGLESMKFSIVPPAMDQVIIANLELSRLSEVKAAFVIGLNDGIMPAKISEEGVFADDDRERLFQSGIMVGPSSRRKLLDEDFIAYKAFTTPSRHLFLSYPLANEEGRALLPSPYIKRLKEMFPGIDEKMIVNDPADLFSSEQLEYISHPNVSIAYLTTQLQLKKNHYPIAGFWWDVYNFYMEHPQWHSKAKHILSSLYFQNKAKPISEAASKELYGEEILASVSRMEMFHGCPFSHFARHGLKLQDREIFRLEAPDIGEMFHGALKWIADEVTRLNLSWSSLSQEQCTMLAKEAVNVLAPKLQHQILLSSNRHHYIKKKLENVISRASIVLSQHAKASGFAPIGLELGFGPKGSLPPFTFTLKNGIKMALQGRIDRIDKSENQQGTFLRVIDYKSSAKSLDYTEVYYGLALQMLTYLDIAITHSKHLVGTEALPAGVLYFHVHNPVVKANSFMTMEEIEQEIYKSFKMKGLILDDPDIVRLMDRTLESGSSEVISAGLKKDGTLTANSQSASKEDLQYMRKYVRKIYEKTGNDITSGLVDIAPYKLKDRTPCQFCSFKPVCQFDQSMEGNQFRILPQHKQDEIMANIREEVDEDGQITDTN
- a CDS encoding acyl-CoA synthetase, producing MWSEMDWIESRARLTPDDIAVVDGDTGTELTYLGLHNQALKWAMFFKTKGVKKGDRICLVSENDPIFFEVLFGCAKIGAIFVPLNWRLSEAELEHIVMDCSPSLMLYSADFEPIAKSLSMLIETISIEQNRLDSFNEDIILIQEDIFEKDPWMMIYTGGTTGKSKGVVLSYQSVNWNAVNTIISWGLNKEDKTLTYLPLFHTGGINALSIPILMAGGKVVIGRRFTPEAAIAHLNKHQITIALFVPTMYHMMIQSEGFSRTSFDSMKVFLSGGAPCPLSIYEFFAGKGLAFKEGYGLTEAGPNNFYIDPKIANEKRGSVGKAMVFNSIKIIDPNGKEAKSGQVGELLIRGKHVFSCYWNNEEETLRTVKGGWLHTGDLARKDEDGYIYIVGRKKDMIITGGENVYPLEIEHWLCEHPMVDEAAVIGIPDEKWGEKVTAFLTTKGNKKCEVDVIQRHCLRKFKNFKMPKDFVFVEELPKTHVGKIDKKSLKSLWYMKGNTIM